A region from the Triticum aestivum cultivar Chinese Spring chromosome 3D, IWGSC CS RefSeq v2.1, whole genome shotgun sequence genome encodes:
- the LOC123073993 gene encoding uncharacterized protein translates to MMASSSSSSDLSADHQLLQDDLPWPSSSLPPPLAPALHHAVGGNHHQWSQPLMLEQLSSDELEALLSAQVHQHHSHSQLLAAPLTTNPHHQLSSLLMMQELGFQWSSSCGAADGDSNETAQDAVKEDAELPGPLALPRPSSSSSMAYDDDMAVDGAVVLPSVNVSRLQKIPCPVAAGPFGGRAEATLEMLASAKFCKSLLSCSQASSTVLLHNGGGTAPLLGMGEHHVAYGLPPPVHRLQGPSSILHTYNKMGVPAALLSGNGSALQAAAGRSSGGGSLHEEQQLQMVAVSSKKKARLLHSRPATNNNILPSFKVRKEKLGDRIAALQQMVSPFGKTDTASVLMEAIGYIKFLQDQVETLSGPYMRSAKHKKARTTQQRGLSDTGHQKEEAKVDLRSRGLCLVPLACTSYVTNENGIWAPPNFRGN, encoded by the exons ATGATGgcatcctcgtcttcctcctccgacCTCAGCGCGGATCACCAGCTCTTGCAAGATGAcctcccatggccttcttcttccctgccgccgccgcTCGCTCCAGCTCTTCATCACGCTGTCGGAGGCAACCACCACCAATGGAGCCAACCACTAATGCT TGAGCAGTTGAGTTCAGACGAGCTTGAGGCACTCCTGTCAGCACAAGTCCACCAGCATCATAGCCATAGCCAGTTGCTTGCTGCTCCATTGACAACAAACCCTCATCATCAGCTGAGCTCACTGCTGATGATGCAAGAGCTAGGGTTCCAATGGAGTAGCAGCTGTGGCGCCGCCGATGGAGACTCAAACGAGACAGCGCAAGATGCGGTCAAAGAGGACGCCGAGCTACCGGGGCCCCTTGCGCTTCCAAGACCGTCATCGTCGTCGAGCATGGCTTACGATGACGACATGGCCGTTGACGGTGCCGTCGTGCTCCCAAGCGTCAATGTCTCGCGGCTGCAGAAGATTCCATGCCCAGTCGCGGCGGGGCCTTTTGGCGGCCGCGCGGAGGCGACCCTCGAGATGCTAGCTTCGGCTAAATTCTGCAAGAGCCTGCTGAGCTGCAGCCAAGCTTCTTCGACGGTGCTGCTCCATAACGGCGGTGGgacggcgccattgctggggaTGGGAGAGCATCATGTGGCATATGGGCTCCCTCCTCCTGTTCATCGTCTTCAAGGGCCATCCTCCATTCTCCACACCTACAACAAG ATGGGTGTGCCTGCTGCTTTATTGAGCGGAAACGGAAGTGCGCTGCAAGCAGCGGCGGGGAGATCATCAGGAGGGGGAAGCCTGCACGAGGAGCAGCAATTGCAAATGGTAGCAGTATCGTCGAAGAAGAAGGCTCGGCTGCTCCACTCGCGGCCCGCCACCAACAACAATATCCTCCCTTCTTTCAAG GTAAGGAAAGAGAAGCTAGGGGATAGGATTGCTGCTCTTCAACAGATGGTCTCACCCTTCGGCAAG ACTGACACAGCATCAGTGCTGATGGAGGCCATTGGGTACATCAAGTTTCTTCAAGACCAGGTCGAG ACTTTAAGCGGGCCGTACATGAGATCAGCCAAACATAAGAAAGCCAGGACAACACAACAGCGG GGGCTGTCAGACACCGGACATCAGAAGGAGGAAGCAAAGGTTGATCTTCGCAGTAGAGGGTTGTGCTTGGTGCCTCTCGCGTGCACATCCTACGTCACCAACGAGAATGGCATCTGGGCGCCACCTAATTTTAGGGGAAACTAA
- the LOC123077180 gene encoding putative pentatricopeptide repeat-containing protein At3g15200, whose translation MPPAPAYAVLAAAFRTKTPVSVHRWLGVFASRTPTVRQNALEVLPDAALPPRFHPSILPSGYVLGSPRFCHTSASEDSPDVRSGEVLRVLKSCAADADLGKDLRQFANEMDEDVVLKVLQKQRSNWQIALLFFNWAAGLPSYEHGPRTYTEMLDILGRMKKVRLMRQLFDEIPEQRRGLVVTNRMFAVLLNRYAGAHKVQEAIEIFYKRKDYGFEVDLVGFQILLMSLCRYKHVEEAEALFLQKKDEFPPVIKSWNIILNGWCVKGSLADAKRVWNEIIASKLKPDLFTYGTFINALTKAGKLSTAVKLFTSMWEKGINPDVAICNCIIDQLCFKKKIPEALKIFGEMNDRGCQADVATYNTLIKHFCKIRRTEKVYELLDDMEKKGCSPNNMTYTYILKTTEKPRDVMNLIQRMEESGCKLDSDTYNLILNLYVSMKYEKGVQQVWEEMERNGSGPDQRSFTIMVHGLHSQGQLDQALQYYTTMKSRGMTPEPRTRILVKAIHMKKDGPETEDRSPSMTGKNLKLDRRSGLFQVRK comes from the exons ATGCCGCCGGCGCCGGCGTACGCCGTCCTCGCCGCAGCCTTCAGGACGAAAACCCCCGTCTCCG TTCATAGGTGGCTCGGCGTTTTTGCTTCACGCACGCCGactgttcgacagaatgctttgGAGGTGCTTCCTGATGCAGCCTTGCCTCCACGCTTCCACCCAAGCATTCTTCCAAGTGGATATGTTCTCGGTTCACCAAGGTTTTGCCATACAAGCGCTTCAGAGGATTCCCCAGATGTCCGCTCCGGTGAAGTTCTGAGAGTTCTGAAGTCCTGTGCTGCTGATGCTGACCTTGGCAAAGACCTCCGTCAGTTTGCCAATGAGATGGACGAGGATGTTGTTCTGAAAGTCCTCCAGAAGCAGAGGTCCAATTGGCAGATTGCGCTGTTGTTCTTCAATTGGGCAGCCGGGCTGCCTTCGTATGAGCACGGCCCAAGGACCTACACTGAGATGCTTGACATCCTTGGGCGGATGAAGAAGGTCAGGCTTATGAGGCAGCTCTTCGATGAGATTCCTGAACAACGCCGTGGGTTGGTTGTAACGAACAGGATGTTTGCTGTCTTGTTGAACCGGTATGCAGGGGCGCACAAGGTGCAAGAAGCGATCGAGATATTCTACAAGAGGAAGGATTATGGGTTCGAGGTCGACTTGGTTGGATTCCAGATACTTCTGATGTCGCTCTGTCGGTACAAGCATGTTGAGGAGGCTGAGGCCCTCTTTCTCCAGAAGAAAGATGAGTTCCCTCCTGTCATAAAGAGCTGGAACATCATTCTTAATGGTTGGTGTGTCAAGGGAAGCCTGGCTGATGCTAAAAGGGTTTGGAACGAGATCATTGCATCTAAGCTTAAGCCGGACCTGTTCACATATGGTACGTTCATAAATGCACTAACCAAAGCTGGCAAACTTAGTACGGCTGTGAAACTATTCACAAGCATGTGGGAGAAGGGAATCAATCCCGACGTGGCAATTTGCAACTGTATCATTGACCAGTTGTGCTTCAAGAAAAAGATTCCAGAAGCACTTAAGATTTTTGGTGAGATGAATGACCGTGGTTGCCAAGCAGATGTGGCCACCTACAACACTTTGATCAAACACTTCTGTAAGATAAGGCGGACGGAAAAAGTTTATGAGCTTTTGGATGATATGGAGAAGAAGGGATGCTCTCCAAACAACATGACATACACCTACATTCTGAAGACAACTGAGAAACCGAGAGATGTTATGAATTTGATCCAGAGGATGGAGGAATCAGGTTGTAAGTTGGACTCTGACACGTATAACTTAATATTGAACCTCTATGTCAGTATGAAATATGAGAAGGGGGTACAGCAAGTATGGGAGGAGATGGAGAGGAATGGATCAGGTCCAGATCAGCGATCATTTACTATTATGGTCCATGGACTTCATTCCCAGGGACAGCTGGACCAGGCTTTGCAATATTACACGACAATGAAGTCGAGAGGGATGACTCCAGAGCCAAGAACCAGGATATTGGTGAAAGCAATACATATGAAGAAGGATGGGCCTGAGACTGAAGATCGATCCCCAAGTATGACTGGGAAAAATCTAAAATTGGATCGTCGATCAGGACTTTTCCAAGTTCGTAAATAG